The segment GGCCGCGTCCCAGATCGTGCAGGTCCATGGCTTTGGTAAGATACAAGTAGGTATTGGCATCAAAACGCTGTACCAGTTTTTCTCCTTGATAGTCTAAGTAGTGTTCCACTTCGAAACGGTTATCTAGGCTGTAGTAATCCTGCGGCCTAATGCTGGAGAAGGTTCGGCCAAACTTACTCGCCCAGGATTCATCACTCTTATAGGTAATGGTGGCAATCTGCCTGGCCAAACCCATGCCCCGTATCGGGCCTGGGCCCGGATAATAGTGCCCGCCCTTAAAATCAGAATCTCCGGTTATTGCTTCGCGCTGAACTGCATTGAATGCAATACATTGGGCCGCCAACCTGCCGGAAGCGGCGATGGGTACAATCGCTTCCACCATTTCCGGATACATTAGAGCCCATTCCAATACCTGCATACCGCCCATCGAGCCGCCGATAACCGCTTTGATACGCCTTATTCCCAGGTTTTTAAGCAGCAGGTACTGCACCTGGACCATATCCCTGATAGTAATCAAGGGGAAATCAGCACCATAGGGTTTGCCGGTTTCGGGATTAGTGCTTTTGGGGCC is part of the Metallumcola ferriviriculae genome and harbors:
- the metX gene encoding homoserine O-acetyltransferase MetX, with product MDMGKGVGLVETKYITVASHPHELTLESGQHFGPVEVAYETYGELNQRGDNCIIVPHALTGEAHVAGRHTPEDRVAGWWDELIGPGRALDTNKYFVVAANVIGGCCGTTGPKSTNPETGKPYGADFPLITIRDMVQVQYLLLKNLGIRRIKAVIGGSMGGMQVLEWALMYPEMVEAIVPIAASGRLAAQCIAFNAVQREAITGDSDFKGGHYYPGPGPIRGMGLARQIATITYKSDESWASKFGRTFSSIRPQDYYSLDNRFEVEHYLDYQGEKLVQRFDANTYLYLTKAMDLHDLGRGRGEYREVFSRFRGKVLSIGVSSDFLYPKYYQEEIHHFFKQAGADSHYWELISPYGHDAFLIEFKKMSLKIAQFMQTLS